One genomic window of Ketobacter sp. MCCC 1A13808 includes the following:
- a CDS encoding metal-dependent hydrolase — MALASRKIGYDEVVTRDIHFPMNRETVARHWFNKDPWCTHWMNAILAAVPDGERWVMNSARRQLDKLRDPEVRKAALEFIRQERIHAREHDEMNAICVQQGVPIDKVEGIFKHIRKELQHRLSDDMQSSIAAAFEHFTAIISAVMLEHPELFDETHPELRAMLYWHFVEETEHKSVSFDVFVDASGGGLRSYRLRTSGMLLAIALGFPLMLGNQAFLLYKDKQILNLRSAASMTRILFLKPGILSKVLAGIFPYFSPTFHPWDDDNREIIKVWKRVYEKTGDTHKAFEAVRKHQSGPRIGDGLHPVAQPA; from the coding sequence ATGGCGCTGGCAAGTCGAAAGATCGGTTATGACGAAGTTGTAACGCGCGACATCCATTTCCCAATGAACCGTGAGACGGTCGCGCGCCACTGGTTTAACAAAGACCCCTGGTGTACGCATTGGATGAATGCCATTCTGGCCGCAGTGCCGGATGGTGAGCGCTGGGTAATGAATTCAGCACGGCGTCAGCTCGATAAATTGCGCGACCCGGAAGTGCGCAAGGCCGCGCTGGAGTTCATCCGCCAGGAGCGCATCCATGCCCGTGAGCATGACGAGATGAACGCCATATGCGTGCAACAGGGCGTCCCTATCGACAAGGTCGAGGGGATCTTCAAGCACATTCGCAAGGAGCTCCAGCATCGCCTGAGCGATGACATGCAAAGCTCTATTGCGGCGGCGTTCGAGCATTTCACTGCTATCATTTCCGCGGTGATGCTGGAGCACCCGGAGCTATTCGATGAAACACACCCTGAATTACGTGCCATGCTGTACTGGCACTTCGTTGAGGAAACTGAACACAAGAGTGTAAGCTTTGATGTGTTCGTCGACGCAAGCGGTGGCGGCCTGCGTAGTTATCGACTGCGCACCAGCGGCATGCTTCTGGCTATCGCTCTTGGTTTTCCCCTCATGCTCGGTAATCAGGCATTCTTGCTCTATAAGGACAAGCAGATCCTCAACCTGCGTTCAGCGGCCTCTATGACCAGGATTCTGTTCCTTAAACCAGGCATTCTGTCCAAAGTGCTGGCAGGCATCTTTCCCTACTTCTCCCCCACCTTCCACCCTTGGGATGATGACAATCGTGAGATCATCAAGGTCTGGAAGCGTGTTTACGAAAAAACCGGCGACACCCACAAGGCGTTCGAGGCGGTACGGAAGCACCAGTCCGGCCCTCGGATAGGCGACGGTCTACATCCAGTGGCGCAACCCGCCTGA
- a CDS encoding cytochrome P450, whose translation MNQAAKKKYRHMDGIGPYDIPLEDYDMSQREPFQNNTFWSFFDRMRQEDPIHYCKDSKFGPFWSVTKFKDIVEVENKPDIYSSEPTIAFLDPNEDFNVPMFIAMDEPKHGVQRRTVQGAVDPRNLAGMESLIRERVCNILDDLPIYETIDWVDKVSIELTGQMLATILDFPQEHRRKLTYWSDVATAVPGPMSIVSSYEESRKILMEECVPAFFNLWQKKKNSPPETSLISMLAHAEETSRMAEENPMEFLGNLILLIVGGNDTTRNSVSGSVLFLNENPKEYDKLRENHGLVNTMVPEIIRYQTPLTHMRRTATKDTILGGKQIHRGDKVILWFVSGNRDEEAIDKPYEFIIDRKNPRYHLSFGFGIHRCMGNRLAEMQLRIVWEEILKRFHKIEVMGEPQRVYSNLIKGYSDLPVRLIPA comes from the coding sequence ATGAATCAAGCTGCTAAAAAAAAATACCGCCATATGGATGGAATTGGTCCCTATGACATTCCTCTAGAAGATTATGACATGAGCCAACGGGAACCCTTTCAAAATAATACGTTTTGGAGTTTCTTTGATCGAATGAGACAAGAAGATCCGATACATTATTGCAAGGATTCCAAGTTTGGTCCCTTTTGGTCAGTTACCAAATTCAAAGATATTGTGGAAGTTGAGAATAAACCTGATATTTACTCTTCAGAACCCACAATCGCATTCTTGGATCCCAATGAGGATTTTAACGTACCAATGTTTATTGCGATGGACGAGCCCAAGCACGGTGTGCAGCGACGCACAGTGCAGGGTGCAGTCGATCCACGTAACCTTGCGGGTATGGAGAGCCTGATACGCGAGCGCGTATGTAATATACTAGATGATCTACCAATTTACGAAACCATTGACTGGGTAGACAAAGTTTCAATTGAGCTGACGGGACAAATGTTGGCCACCATACTCGATTTTCCCCAAGAGCATCGTCGAAAACTAACCTATTGGTCCGATGTGGCAACCGCTGTTCCAGGCCCTATGTCGATCGTTTCTTCGTATGAAGAATCCAGGAAAATCCTGATGGAAGAATGTGTGCCTGCTTTTTTTAACCTATGGCAGAAAAAAAAGAACTCCCCACCCGAAACCTCGCTTATCTCCATGCTGGCACACGCTGAAGAAACCAGCCGCATGGCGGAGGAAAACCCGATGGAATTTCTGGGTAACCTAATACTACTGATTGTCGGCGGCAACGACACTACTAGAAATTCAGTTTCGGGAAGTGTTCTATTCCTTAATGAAAACCCGAAGGAATACGATAAACTTCGTGAAAACCATGGCCTTGTTAATACAATGGTACCAGAAATTATCAGGTACCAAACTCCCCTAACGCACATGCGAAGGACGGCCACGAAGGACACCATTCTCGGTGGAAAGCAAATTCACAGGGGCGACAAAGTGATTCTCTGGTTTGTCTCAGGAAATCGGGATGAAGAAGCAATTGACAAGCCTTATGAATTTATCATCGACAGGAAAAATCCGAGGTACCATCTTTCATTTGGTTTTGGCATACATCGCTGTATGGGCAATCGCCTTGCTGAAATGCAACTTAGAATCGTATGGGAGGAGATACTTAAACGCTTCCATAAAATCGAAGTAATGGGTGAACCTCAACGAGTTTATTCAAACCTCATTAAAGGGTATTCAGATCTACCAGTACGCCTTATTCCAGCTTAA
- a CDS encoding TetR/AcrR family transcriptional regulator produces the protein MKKKNEPQQVKVSDRDFVLNSAARLFREQGYDRTTVKEIAEACNLLPGSLHYRYKAKEDILVDLMRLGLEHASSAVYRAVTSVTDPVEQLRLGINSHLELVVSGSDLVYVLLFEWRSLRGEARAEMIELRDRYEALWGAMLRSLADVGVLREDVDQDLLRLIGLGALNWVATWFREDGRYSLEEIGDFVWRVIRDAVLKD, from the coding sequence GTGAAAAAGAAAAATGAACCCCAGCAAGTAAAAGTGTCTGACCGCGACTTTGTGTTAAATTCAGCCGCTCGGCTGTTTCGAGAGCAGGGCTATGATCGGACGACGGTGAAAGAAATTGCCGAAGCATGCAATTTACTGCCCGGAAGCCTTCATTATCGCTATAAAGCCAAGGAAGACATTCTTGTTGATTTGATGCGACTGGGCTTGGAGCATGCTTCGAGCGCTGTCTACAGAGCGGTGACAAGCGTAACAGATCCTGTAGAGCAATTACGGCTAGGCATAAATTCGCACCTGGAATTAGTAGTCAGTGGCTCGGATTTGGTCTACGTGCTGCTGTTCGAATGGCGCTCCTTGCGCGGTGAAGCACGAGCGGAAATGATCGAACTGCGTGACCGCTACGAGGCATTATGGGGCGCTATGCTTAGGTCTCTTGCAGATGTAGGGGTGCTACGTGAGGACGTTGATCAGGATTTGCTGCGCCTTATTGGTCTTGGAGCACTCAACTGGGTAGCAACTTGGTTTCGTGAAGATGGTCGCTATTCGCTTGAGGAGATAGGTGATTTCGTCTGGCGAGTGATTCGCGACGCGGTGCTTAAGGATTAG
- a CDS encoding efflux RND transporter periplasmic adaptor subunit gives MSEHSTTVPQGITGTVEARTEVAIAFQVSGRILKRYVDSGQIVATGEPLFLLDAREFEQSLEAAKAQLTAAEAELIHAESKLARDSRLIEQNSISQSIFEASLLSKRAAQARKEAAQARLRQAEIALQHTSLTATRPGILVNVTGMPGQVVTTGQPLGILADTRELEIEVFLARSVFPPTEALAYIDDARIPLKLRETAGAANEYSRTWRSRYQIESSGSELKLGMLVRVRMVVPDSPTQVYSVPLSALDERGSDTQIWQIVDQQAQPQTVAVVGVTPISAQIHGQDLKTGDRVIALGTHLLVPGMPVKEYAQ, from the coding sequence GTGTCAGAGCATTCTACGACCGTGCCTCAAGGTATTACAGGCACAGTAGAGGCGCGTACAGAGGTTGCTATAGCCTTTCAAGTAAGTGGCCGAATTCTGAAGCGGTATGTGGACTCCGGTCAAATTGTAGCAACCGGCGAGCCATTATTCTTGTTGGACGCAAGGGAATTTGAACAAAGCCTGGAGGCTGCAAAGGCCCAATTGACAGCTGCTGAAGCTGAATTGATACACGCGGAATCCAAACTCGCTCGGGACAGCCGCTTGATCGAACAGAACAGTATTAGCCAAAGTATATTTGAAGCGTCCTTATTGTCCAAACGTGCAGCGCAAGCGCGAAAAGAGGCTGCCCAGGCTAGACTTCGACAAGCAGAAATTGCGCTTCAGCATACGTCCCTAACCGCCACAAGGCCAGGCATCTTGGTGAATGTCACAGGGATGCCGGGGCAAGTGGTAACGACTGGTCAACCCCTAGGAATATTGGCTGATACTCGCGAGTTAGAGATCGAAGTTTTCCTAGCCAGGAGCGTTTTTCCGCCGACAGAAGCGCTGGCCTATATCGATGATGCCCGCATACCACTAAAGCTTCGTGAAACCGCTGGCGCCGCTAACGAATACAGCAGAACCTGGCGTTCTCGTTATCAGATTGAGTCCTCTGGTAGCGAGTTAAAGTTGGGTATGCTGGTCAGGGTCCGCATGGTGGTCCCTGATTCTCCCACACAGGTCTATTCAGTTCCACTGTCGGCTCTGGATGAGCGAGGAAGTGATACCCAGATCTGGCAAATTGTGGATCAACAGGCCCAACCCCAGACCGTTGCGGTGGTTGGGGTTACGCCTATCTCAGCTCAAATTCATGGGCAAGACCTTAAGACTGGTGATCGAGTTATCGCCTTAGGTACTCATCTGCTAGTACCAGGGATGCCTGTTAAAGAATACGCACAATGA
- a CDS encoding flavin-containing monooxygenase has product MNMTAFAPEESMHSARPDHEVIIVGAGISGIGTAVQLKADGIDDILILERSIDVGGTWRDNRYPGIAVDITSFTYSFSFEQNPNWSRVFAPGSELYQYTRRVASKYGIYPHIRFGVEVQQARFDKHNDLWVLTLKQGKTLRARHLVSAGGGLISPKLPDIEGLDNFEGDIIHTARWPKGIDLKGKRVAVIGTGATAVQLVPEIARQVRQLDVYQRTPIWVLKKPDRTLPGWLKTLFRASPALQQGIRSVTDASSETLMVLSAIYYRQAPWIVRACEKAALQNMYEQLPDRQDLWEKLSPAYGFGCKRPTFSNEYFKTFAQDNVELVTTPIRHITRRGITTNDGKSRPIDVLVLATGYKTFEKGNIPSFELIGSNGTDLGQFWHDNRYQAYEGLTIPGYPNFYIMLGPYALIGTSYFKMVEGNAIHLSRCIRESRRRAATRVEVRQEAHDSYFQDIQKRQQGTVFLNHNCATSNSYYFDRHGDAPMLRPSTSLEMLWRAKHLPMTHYKFSGGDDQQDVTQPEADSVKGKLELTAF; this is encoded by the coding sequence ATGAACATGACTGCCTTTGCACCTGAGGAATCGATGCATTCGGCGCGCCCTGACCACGAAGTCATCATCGTAGGCGCAGGGATCTCTGGCATTGGCACCGCTGTACAACTCAAAGCGGACGGTATTGACGACATCCTTATCCTTGAGCGCAGCATTGATGTTGGTGGCACCTGGCGTGACAATCGATATCCGGGAATTGCCGTGGATATCACCTCGTTCACTTACTCATTCTCATTCGAACAGAACCCCAACTGGTCGCGGGTATTCGCGCCGGGCAGCGAACTTTATCAATACACTCGCCGGGTAGCGAGCAAATATGGGATCTACCCGCACATCCGCTTTGGCGTCGAAGTGCAACAGGCCAGATTCGATAAGCACAATGACCTATGGGTGCTGACATTAAAGCAGGGCAAAACCCTGCGGGCACGACATCTGGTTTCCGCAGGGGGGGGGCTGATCTCGCCCAAACTACCCGACATCGAGGGTCTCGACAACTTCGAAGGCGATATCATCCATACCGCCCGCTGGCCAAAGGGCATCGACCTGAAGGGCAAGCGTGTCGCGGTCATCGGCACCGGAGCTACCGCCGTGCAACTGGTGCCAGAAATTGCTCGACAGGTCCGCCAACTTGATGTTTACCAACGAACACCTATCTGGGTGCTAAAAAAGCCGGATCGAACCTTGCCGGGCTGGCTAAAAACCCTATTTCGCGCCTCACCTGCTTTACAGCAAGGTATTCGCAGTGTAACGGACGCTTCCAGCGAAACCCTGATGGTATTGTCCGCAATCTACTACCGCCAAGCTCCCTGGATCGTGCGTGCCTGTGAGAAGGCTGCCCTCCAAAACATGTACGAACAACTTCCTGATCGGCAGGATCTCTGGGAGAAGCTCAGCCCTGCCTATGGCTTTGGCTGCAAGCGCCCCACCTTCTCCAACGAGTATTTCAAAACCTTCGCGCAGGACAACGTCGAGCTGGTGACAACACCGATTCGACACATCACCCGCAGGGGAATTACCACTAACGACGGCAAGTCACGCCCCATTGACGTACTTGTGCTCGCCACCGGCTACAAGACATTCGAGAAAGGCAATATCCCCTCCTTCGAACTGATCGGGAGCAACGGCACCGACCTTGGACAGTTCTGGCATGACAATCGCTACCAAGCCTACGAGGGATTGACCATACCGGGCTATCCGAACTTCTACATCATGCTCGGCCCTTACGCCCTGATCGGTACGTCTTATTTCAAAATGGTGGAGGGTAACGCAATTCACCTGTCGAGGTGTATTCGTGAGTCCCGAAGGCGCGCAGCAACGCGAGTCGAGGTTCGGCAAGAGGCGCATGATAGTTACTTCCAGGACATACAGAAGCGCCAGCAGGGGACTGTTTTCCTGAACCACAACTGTGCTACCTCGAACAGCTATTACTTTGACCGCCACGGTGATGCACCCATGCTGCGACCCTCAACTTCGCTGGAGATGCTTTGGCGTGCGAAGCACTTGCCGATGACACACTACAAATTCAGTGGAGGTGACGATCAACAAGACGTGACCCAGCCTGAGGCCGACTCGGTGAAGGGTAAGCTGGAACTAACCGCATTTTGA
- a CDS encoding alpha/beta hydrolase: MASLPAKIIKPLFRVMMKRDILDPEHLVRHLRKVMNAPLLPSLLPSGVSLRYARVADIPGQWLTTATPTVTLLFLHGGAFVGGRLDTYHNFCGRLAQALNARIFLADYRLAPEHPYPAAPDDALSVYRELIDDSRPLVVAGDSAGGNLTLVTLLRARDEGLPMPVCAIAISPGADATGELMSRQANNDSDPMLSQAMIDGATKLYLQGADPLHPYASPCRGDYRQLPPLMLTVSEEECLRDDAYAVAERARQAGVPVKLLSRPDMPHVWPILRLLLPEARKDTERLINFVQTQLRSAPVKAQNRHDFGNDIPACSNVQETVA, translated from the coding sequence ATGGCATCCCTTCCTGCAAAAATTATTAAGCCCCTTTTCCGCGTTATGATGAAACGCGATATTCTGGATCCCGAACATCTGGTTCGTCATTTGCGTAAGGTTATGAATGCGCCTTTGTTACCCTCACTGCTGCCAAGCGGTGTTAGCCTTAGGTATGCGCGTGTCGCCGATATCCCAGGACAGTGGCTGACCACCGCCACTCCGACCGTAACGCTGCTTTTCCTGCACGGTGGTGCTTTTGTCGGTGGCCGCCTCGACACCTACCACAATTTTTGTGGCAGGCTGGCCCAGGCGCTGAACGCGCGTATTTTTCTTGCCGATTACCGGCTAGCCCCGGAGCATCCCTATCCGGCCGCACCGGACGATGCCTTGAGCGTGTACCGTGAATTGATTGATGACTCTCGGCCATTGGTCGTGGCCGGTGACTCTGCCGGTGGTAATCTGACGCTGGTGACACTTCTGCGCGCCCGCGACGAGGGACTTCCGATGCCGGTATGTGCCATCGCCATCTCTCCAGGTGCCGATGCCACCGGCGAGTTGATGTCCCGGCAAGCCAACAACGACTCCGATCCGATGCTTTCCCAAGCAATGATCGATGGTGCCACAAAGCTCTATCTGCAGGGCGCCGATCCGCTGCACCCCTACGCTTCCCCGTGCCGTGGCGATTACCGACAGCTACCACCATTGATGCTGACGGTGAGCGAGGAGGAATGCTTGCGCGATGATGCCTATGCCGTGGCCGAACGCGCACGCCAGGCAGGCGTGCCAGTGAAACTGCTATCGCGACCAGACATGCCGCATGTCTGGCCGATCTTGCGGCTACTGCTGCCGGAAGCACGAAAAGACACCGAACGGCTGATCAACTTCGTACAAACGCAGTTACGCAGTGCCCCGGTTAAAGCTCAAAATCGCCACGATTTTGGTAACGACATTCCGGCTTGCTCCAACGTACAGGAGACCGTCGCATGA
- a CDS encoding efflux RND transporter permease subunit: MSFPNLSALAVRERSVTLYFLILSVFAGAYAFASLGRAEDPSITLQMLMVSAVWPGATPAEIEQQVVHPIEKSIQRIEYLDEIKTTVQAGRADIQVQFHSYTPQEKMPELQFQVRKRMLDLSSHLPEGVVGPIVNDDFSDVYFSLFSLSAPGLPVRKLTRYAERLRDELQLIPGTRKADLIAEREERVYVDLDNVVMTNSGISSQAVFEAIRAYNTLIPAGQIDTTGPRLRFRLDSDLSDPQRLAQVPIRAGDHLIRLGDIAVITQGYEEPPSYFARVNGEDAILVGVVMGKGENGLVFGERLDAFLSKTRAELPLGMELDQITNQTDAIKAAVNLFQVKFLVAVIVVMSIGFLSLGLRAGLIVGIAVPITLGLTFVLMKAANINLDRITLGALIIALGLLVDDAIIAIEMMLVKLEEGWSKVSAATHAWNATASPMLFGTLVTMFGFVPIGFAKSGVGEYAGNIFWVLAFSLIISWLVAVTFTPYLGVKILLAPKLKPGNMGDHYKSSLVYEYLRALITWCVRHRRTVVFITFAMLVLSVAGMAGPVEKQFFPGSDRPEILIDVNLAPGTSVTTTDTTVKRLEALLDSMGGVENYASYVGGGAPRFFISVNPEHPDSSFAKIIVTATGPIERDRIIAALDQHVANGAFAEARIRVTRLLFGPPVDWPVSFRVIGQDPATLRKVAHQVREVMSHNPHVVNPHLEWDQRVPTLKLEMDEQRLRLMGLTPLSVAQQMQYRTDGVPIAEVRQDIRTVDVYVRGQGAKRAQNEPPIYELRNEQGQKIPLSHLGEVKIAYEDAMIRRHNRELFLAVRGEVKNAQPQDVTKTLWADLESIHAALPDGYRIDIAGSLERSQEAEDSINQVFPLMIALMVTCVVLQMRSFPGVVIVLLTAPLGVIGSVVALLVFKQPFGFVALLGLIGLAGILMRNTLILTQQVRDNLEDGMLPSDAVVEAAVRRARPVVLTALAAALAFIPLTTDIFWGPMAYVLIGGVILGTAITLLFVPALYALAFRLESR, encoded by the coding sequence ATGAGCTTTCCTAATCTATCGGCACTTGCAGTACGAGAGCGATCAGTTACGCTGTATTTCCTGATTTTATCCGTGTTCGCAGGGGCTTATGCTTTTGCCTCATTGGGACGTGCGGAAGACCCTTCTATTACTCTGCAAATGTTGATGGTTTCCGCAGTCTGGCCTGGTGCCACTCCTGCAGAGATCGAACAGCAAGTGGTTCACCCAATCGAGAAGAGCATCCAGAGAATTGAGTATCTTGACGAAATCAAAACGACGGTCCAGGCAGGCCGGGCTGATATCCAAGTCCAATTTCATAGTTATACACCACAGGAAAAAATGCCGGAACTACAGTTTCAGGTTAGAAAGCGCATGTTGGATCTATCCTCACATTTGCCTGAAGGGGTTGTAGGGCCCATCGTCAATGATGACTTTTCCGATGTGTATTTCAGCCTATTTAGCCTTTCTGCGCCCGGCCTTCCGGTGCGAAAATTAACACGTTACGCCGAGCGGCTCCGAGATGAATTACAACTCATTCCCGGTACCCGCAAAGCCGATTTGATCGCCGAGCGCGAAGAGAGAGTCTATGTCGATTTAGACAATGTTGTTATGACTAACAGCGGCATCTCATCCCAAGCCGTATTCGAGGCGATAAGAGCATACAATACGCTTATCCCCGCCGGTCAGATCGACACGACTGGTCCGCGCCTAAGGTTTCGGCTCGATTCAGATCTGTCTGATCCTCAGCGATTGGCACAGGTCCCTATCCGTGCCGGTGACCATCTAATCCGGCTGGGAGATATTGCCGTCATTACCCAAGGTTACGAGGAACCACCGTCGTATTTTGCTCGAGTCAATGGAGAAGATGCAATACTTGTCGGCGTAGTCATGGGCAAGGGTGAAAACGGATTAGTATTTGGTGAACGCCTTGACGCGTTTCTAAGCAAAACGAGAGCTGAGCTTCCCTTGGGTATGGAACTGGATCAAATCACCAATCAGACGGATGCCATTAAAGCGGCAGTTAATTTGTTCCAGGTGAAGTTTTTGGTGGCCGTAATCGTGGTGATGAGCATTGGATTTTTATCATTAGGGCTGCGCGCCGGTTTGATCGTGGGTATCGCAGTTCCGATCACCCTTGGGTTAACGTTTGTGCTGATGAAAGCCGCCAATATAAATCTGGATCGTATTACCTTAGGGGCACTAATCATCGCGTTGGGTTTATTGGTCGATGATGCCATCATTGCGATTGAAATGATGTTGGTAAAGCTGGAAGAAGGTTGGAGTAAAGTAAGCGCCGCCACTCATGCTTGGAATGCGACAGCTTCGCCTATGCTTTTCGGCACTCTGGTTACCATGTTCGGCTTTGTTCCGATTGGATTTGCCAAATCTGGGGTAGGTGAATACGCTGGAAATATATTTTGGGTTTTGGCTTTTTCACTCATTATCAGTTGGTTGGTGGCCGTTACTTTTACACCTTATTTGGGCGTAAAGATTTTGCTTGCACCCAAGCTGAAACCCGGCAATATGGGCGATCACTACAAGTCATCCCTGGTGTACGAGTATCTACGGGCCTTGATTACGTGGTGTGTTCGCCATCGGCGGACCGTGGTCTTCATTACCTTTGCGATGTTGGTGCTAAGCGTCGCAGGCATGGCGGGGCCGGTGGAAAAACAGTTCTTCCCAGGCTCGGATCGGCCCGAAATTTTGATTGATGTGAATCTAGCACCCGGTACATCGGTCACGACAACGGACACGACCGTCAAGCGCCTTGAGGCACTATTAGATTCAATGGGAGGTGTTGAAAATTACGCCAGTTATGTAGGTGGCGGGGCGCCACGTTTTTTCATCTCGGTTAACCCTGAGCATCCGGACTCTTCGTTTGCTAAAATAATCGTAACAGCGACGGGGCCGATTGAGCGTGACCGAATTATTGCTGCATTAGACCAACATGTTGCCAATGGTGCTTTTGCCGAGGCGCGTATTCGTGTCACACGCCTGTTGTTCGGGCCGCCAGTTGACTGGCCTGTCAGCTTCCGTGTCATCGGACAAGACCCTGCGACCTTAAGGAAAGTGGCCCACCAAGTCAGGGAGGTCATGTCCCACAACCCTCACGTTGTCAATCCTCATTTGGAATGGGATCAACGTGTACCGACATTGAAGCTGGAAATGGATGAACAGCGCCTTCGACTAATGGGATTGACACCACTTTCAGTTGCTCAACAAATGCAATATCGAACAGATGGAGTTCCAATAGCTGAGGTCAGACAAGACATCAGAACTGTTGATGTCTACGTTCGCGGCCAGGGTGCCAAGCGAGCCCAAAACGAGCCACCCATTTATGAGCTCCGCAATGAACAGGGTCAAAAGATACCACTTTCACATCTGGGCGAGGTGAAAATTGCTTACGAAGATGCCATGATTCGACGCCACAATCGAGAGCTCTTTCTGGCTGTTCGCGGGGAGGTAAAGAATGCGCAGCCACAAGATGTCACCAAAACATTATGGGCGGATCTGGAATCAATTCATGCAGCGCTCCCTGATGGTTACAGGATTGATATTGCAGGTAGTCTGGAACGTTCACAAGAAGCAGAGGACTCTATAAATCAGGTTTTCCCACTGATGATTGCCCTGATGGTAACTTGCGTGGTGCTGCAAATGCGAAGTTTTCCTGGTGTTGTGATAGTGCTTTTAACAGCACCCTTGGGCGTCATTGGCTCTGTCGTAGCACTGCTGGTTTTCAAGCAGCCTTTCGGATTTGTCGCCTTACTTGGGCTGATCGGATTGGCAGGCATATTAATGCGCAATACTTTAATTCTAACTCAGCAGGTCAGAGATAACCTTGAGGATGGCATGCTGCCGTCAGATGCGGTCGTCGAGGCGGCTGTCAGACGCGCAAGACCGGTGGTGCTAACCGCTTTGGCTGCTGCGCTTGCGTTCATCCCTTTGACGACCGATATTTTCTGGGGGCCGATGGCGTATGTTCTGATTGGTGGTGTCATTTTAGGCACCGCCATTACGCTTTTGTTCGTGCCAGCGCTTTACGCATTGGCGTTTCGTTTGGAAAGTAGATGA
- a CDS encoding SDR family NAD(P)-dependent oxidoreductase codes for MTKQPLPPSRNAAAVVTGAGSGIGRSFAYELARRGGVVICSDINEARAEQVAASIQALGSKAIPHRCDVGDAKEMAALSDEAEKLLGRPVTLVINNAGVGLGGPIGEVLLDDWRWCMNVNLWGVIHGCHFFAPKLRDLGYGGIINVASAAAFGAAPEMSTYNVTKAGVLALSETLAAELAGTGVNVTALCPTVVPTNIVNDGKLPEKRREFARAAMTRFALTTADKVARQTLDALDRGELYMLPQIDGLMAWRFKRLMPRLYTRIVGETYRLLAD; via the coding sequence ATGACGAAGCAACCTTTACCACCTTCCCGCAACGCAGCCGCTGTTGTCACTGGAGCTGGCAGCGGTATTGGCCGTAGCTTTGCGTATGAATTGGCGCGCCGTGGAGGTGTGGTGATCTGCTCAGACATCAATGAGGCACGAGCCGAACAGGTCGCCGCCAGCATACAGGCGCTAGGAAGTAAGGCCATTCCCCATCGCTGTGACGTCGGCGATGCAAAAGAGATGGCCGCCCTCAGCGATGAAGCCGAGAAACTACTCGGCCGTCCGGTGACGCTGGTAATCAACAATGCCGGCGTGGGCCTGGGGGGTCCCATCGGTGAGGTGCTCTTGGACGACTGGCGCTGGTGCATGAACGTCAACCTTTGGGGTGTCATTCACGGCTGCCATTTCTTTGCGCCGAAACTGCGGGATCTCGGCTATGGCGGCATCATTAATGTCGCTTCCGCCGCCGCATTTGGCGCTGCGCCGGAGATGAGCACCTACAACGTCACCAAGGCAGGTGTACTGGCGCTGTCGGAAACACTGGCCGCCGAGCTGGCTGGCACTGGCGTAAACGTCACAGCACTGTGTCCTACAGTGGTACCCACCAACATCGTCAATGATGGCAAACTGCCGGAAAAGCGCCGAGAGTTTGCCCGTGCCGCCATGACCCGCTTCGCCCTGACCACAGCCGACAAGGTCGCCCGACAAACACTCGATGCGCTGGATCGAGGGGAACTTTATATGCTGCCGCAAATTGATGGCCTCATGGCTTGGCGTTTCAAACGCCTCATGCCTCGCTTGTACACCCGTATCGTGGGTGAGACCTATCGCCTGCTGGCCGACTGA